ATGACCGGCGAACAGGCTGACCGACGTGAGGCCCTGCAGCAGATCGACGGGGAGCTGAAAGATTTTCAGCGAGCAACCGTTGACCACGTCTTTCGCCGCCTCTACACCGACCCGGATTGCGGCTCCCGGTTCCTGGTGGCCGACGAGGTAGGGCTCGGCAAGACCATGGTCGCCAAAGGGGTGATCGCCCGGGCTATCGCCCACCTGTGGGACGACATCGAACGGATCGACGTCATCTACATCTGTTCGAACCGGGCAATCGCCGACCAGAACCTGCGCAAACTCAACGTGTTCGGCGATCAGACCTTCTCGTTCGCCTCACGTCTAACCATGATCGCCAAAGAAATCAGGGAACTCCGGGGAAACAAGGTCAACTTTGTTTCGTTCACCCCCGGCACGTCGTTCGATCTCAAGAGCAGCCTCGGCATGGCCAGCGAACGGGTACTGCTATGGCACGCCCTTCGAGGCCTCTGGGGGCGCGAACTGCTCGACGTTTCCGCCGCTCGGCGGATCTTCCAAGGCTGGCTCAGCACCCTCGGCCGCTTCGACGAGATCGCCAAAGCAGCAGAATCCGATCTCGCCAAACTCGACCCTGACCTGCTCGCCGCATTTGGCGAAGAACTCGCCGGTACCGACCTGCGTGACCGGTTTGAGCAACTCATCCCAGACTTTGGGACCAACAAGCCTCCTGAGGAGGCAGTTACCCAACGGGCGGAGCTAGTGGGCGAACTTCGAAACCGGCTGGCCAGCCAGTGCGTTGACGCGCTCGAACCGGACTTAGTAATTCTCGACGAGTTCCAGCGCTTCCGTGGCCTTCTCTCCGACGACACCGAAGCCGGACATTTGGCCAACGCCCTGTTCGACTTCGAAGACAACAAGACGCTGATGCTCTCGGCCACCCCGTACAAGATGTTCACCGCCTCAGGTGATAGCGACGACGACCACTACAGCGACTTTTTGCACACCGTCGACTTCCTCCTCGACGGTGACACACAGCGCTTCGGTCAAGCGCTCGACCGGTACCAACAGACAGTGCTCGAAGCAGGTCGCTCGAACACACCGACCTCTGGGGCGGCCCGCCGGGAACTCGAAACCGAATTGAGAAAGGTCATGGCGCGAACTGAACGGCTCGCCTCCACCACCGACCGCAACGGCATGCTGCGTGAAACCGTCAAACAAATCGGTGGGCTCACCGCCGACGATGTCAATGCCTATGTCGCCTTAGAGGCGCTCTCTAACCGTCTCGACGGGGGCTCGATGCTCGAGTATTGGAAATCGGTACCGTTTTTCTTGAACTTCACCGATGGTTACAAGCTCGGTAAGCGCCTCGACGAGGCCCTCAGCGACCCGACGGAACGCAAAGAGACCAAACGATTGGTCGCTGCGGTCGAGGGCCAGGTCGACTGGCAACAGTGGCGTCGCTACCAGCCGCTTGACGCCAACAACCCGCGGCTTCGACACCTCACCGAAGAGACAACCGGCGCAGGCCGATGGCAGATGCTCTGGCTGGCCCCTTCACTCCCCTATTACAAGCTGGAAGGGCCGTGGCAACAAGACGACGCCCAGGCTTTCACCAAGCGTCTGATCTTTTCAGCATGGACCGCAGTACCTAAGGCAATCGCTTCGTTGGTCAGCTACGACGCTGAACGCCAAATGATGGCCCTACGCGACGAATCTGTCCGCAACCATCCTGACGACCGTAAGAAAATCAAAGGCCTCCTGCAGTTCAAACGCCGCGACGGTGAACCGGCCGCCATGTCAACTTTCGGTCTCCTGTACCCGTCGTGGACGCTGGCCAAGATCGGCGACCCTTTCGCTCTCGCACAAGGCATTGGCAACGACGCTTCTCTCGACGACGTCCTAACGGAGATGACCGGCCGGCTCGAAGAGAAACTCGCTGACCTTCCCGACTCTCCAACGGACGGCCGGGTTGATGAGCGGTGGTACTGGGCGGCCCCCATACTCCTGGATCGCAGTACCGACAGCTCGGCCTGGATGAAACACAAGCGCCGCTACCTGTGGTGCTGGCTTGGCACCGACTCGGTCCGAGACGACGACCCCGATGAGCATTCGGCGTTTGCAGACCACGTCGACCAGGCCCATCAGCTGTACCGCAACGAGATTGAACTGGGGCGCAAACCCGATGATCTCGCAGAGGTCCTGGCCCTGCATGCGCTCGGCAACCCGGCAACCGTGGCGCTCCGGTCGCTGCTTCGAATCTTCGGCGAACAGGGCGAAGAATGGGCGTGGGACGCAGCGTGCCGGATCGCCTGGGGGTTCCGAACGTTGTTCAACCTCCCCGAGGCCACATCACTTATCCGGTCCCTCCACCCGGGCGACTACTGGCGGTCAGTGCTCCGCTACAACGCAGAAGGCTGTTTGACGGCTGTCATGGACGAATACATCCACTGCCTGAGCGAGTGGTTGTTCATAACCCGGATCGAAAGCTGGGACGACCTCAACAAGATCGCCGAAGAGTTCGTCACAGCCGTGTCGGTGAAGTCCGCCGATTACGTCGGAAGGGACCACACCGGTCGAAGCGGACGCTCCCAGCATCGGTTCAGAAGCAGATTTGCTTTGCGTTTCGGCGATGAACGGTCAGAGACTGACTCGTCGGTGATCCGGTCCGGTGTGGTCCGCTCAGCGTTCAACTCACCGTTCTGGCCGTTCGTTCTCGCCTCAACCTCTGTCGGCCAAGAAGGTCTTGACTTTCACCTTTACTGCCACGCTGTGATCCACTGGAACCTGCCCTCCAACCCCGTCGATCTCGAACAGCGAGAAGGACGTGTTCACCGCTACAAGGGACACGCTCTGCGCCGAAACGTGGCCGCCGCTCACGCCGACGCCGCGTGGGCCAACCCCGGCGACCCGTGGAAAGCCATGTTCGACGCCGCTTGCCGGTC
This sequence is a window from Longimicrobiales bacterium. Protein-coding genes within it:
- a CDS encoding helicase-related protein — translated: MTGEQADRREALQQIDGELKDFQRATVDHVFRRLYTDPDCGSRFLVADEVGLGKTMVAKGVIARAIAHLWDDIERIDVIYICSNRAIADQNLRKLNVFGDQTFSFASRLTMIAKEIRELRGNKVNFVSFTPGTSFDLKSSLGMASERVLLWHALRGLWGRELLDVSAARRIFQGWLSTLGRFDEIAKAAESDLAKLDPDLLAAFGEELAGTDLRDRFEQLIPDFGTNKPPEEAVTQRAELVGELRNRLASQCVDALEPDLVILDEFQRFRGLLSDDTEAGHLANALFDFEDNKTLMLSATPYKMFTASGDSDDDHYSDFLHTVDFLLDGDTQRFGQALDRYQQTVLEAGRSNTPTSGAARRELETELRKVMARTERLASTTDRNGMLRETVKQIGGLTADDVNAYVALEALSNRLDGGSMLEYWKSVPFFLNFTDGYKLGKRLDEALSDPTERKETKRLVAAVEGQVDWQQWRRYQPLDANNPRLRHLTEETTGAGRWQMLWLAPSLPYYKLEGPWQQDDAQAFTKRLIFSAWTAVPKAIASLVSYDAERQMMALRDESVRNHPDDRKKIKGLLQFKRRDGEPAAMSTFGLLYPSWTLAKIGDPFALAQGIGNDASLDDVLTEMTGRLEEKLADLPDSPTDGRVDERWYWAAPILLDRSTDSSAWMKHKRRYLWCWLGTDSVRDDDPDEHSAFADHVDQAHQLYRNEIELGRKPDDLAEVLALHALGNPATVALRSLLRIFGEQGEEWAWDAACRIAWGFRTLFNLPEATSLIRSLHPGDYWRSVLRYNAEGCLTAVMDEYIHCLSEWLFITRIESWDDLNKIAEEFVTAVSVKSADYVGRDHTGRSGRSQHRFRSRFALRFGDERSETDSSVIRSGVVRSAFNSPFWPFVLASTSVGQEGLDFHLYCHAVIHWNLPSNPVDLEQREGRVHRYKGHALRRNVAAAHADAAWANPGDPWKAMFDAACRSPEAEGSSDLVPFWIYPGPFAIERIVPSLPLSRETRLLSDLKRSIAMYRLVFGQARQDDLVEYLSGVDNPAVLEDLRIDLTPPSPQAS